A stretch of the Planktothricoides raciborskii GIHE-MW2 genome encodes the following:
- a CDS encoding NAD(P)-dependent oxidoreductase: MNIGFIGTGLMGLPMANKLLEADLSVMVYNRTAEKVQPLAEKGAKIAASPQEVLNYCDCIFLMLTDANAIREMLFSESTRSQLSGRIIISMSTIAPSESQAIASEVTHLGGEYMEAPVLGSIPEAKTGQLIVMVGSTEAQFQKWLMLLKNFSPEPKLIGPVGAAMTLKLALNQLIANLTTGFALSLGLIQKQGVNIEVFMEILRESALYAPTFDKKLQRMIDRNFANPNFPTKHLLKDTNLILKEAQALGLNVSSLAGVKEILEIAMTENLGEEDYSALFNVVNRMK; encoded by the coding sequence ATGAATATTGGATTTATCGGTACGGGCTTAATGGGATTACCAATGGCCAATAAACTATTAGAGGCAGACTTATCAGTAATGGTCTATAATCGCACTGCCGAAAAAGTGCAACCATTGGCAGAAAAAGGCGCAAAAATAGCCGCTTCGCCTCAAGAAGTTTTGAATTATTGCGATTGTATATTCTTAATGTTAACCGATGCCAATGCCATCCGGGAAATGTTATTTTCTGAATCGACTCGTAGCCAATTATCGGGACGGATAATCATTTCCATGAGTACCATTGCCCCCAGCGAAAGTCAGGCGATCGCCTCTGAAGTAACCCATCTCGGAGGTGAATATATGGAAGCCCCGGTACTTGGCAGTATCCCCGAAGCAAAAACAGGTCAACTCATTGTCATGGTTGGCAGCACAGAAGCGCAATTTCAAAAATGGTTAATGCTGCTAAAAAACTTTAGTCCAGAACCTAAATTAATCGGCCCTGTAGGTGCGGCAATGACCTTAAAACTGGCACTAAATCAACTGATTGCTAATTTAACCACTGGATTTGCCTTAAGTTTAGGATTAATCCAAAAACAAGGGGTCAATATAGAAGTTTTTATGGAAATTCTCCGGGAAAGTGCCTTATATGCACCGACCTTTGACAAAAAATTACAGCGGATGATTGACCGGAACTTTGCTAATCCTAATTTTCCCACCAAACATCTATTAAAAGACACTAATTTAATCCTTAAAGAAGCCCAAGCTTTAGGTTTAAATGTGAGTAGTTTAGCCGGAGTAAAAGAAATTTTAGAAATTGCCATGACTGAAAACCTGGGGGAGGAAGATTACTCCGCATTATTTAATGTAGTCAATAGAATGAAATAA
- a CDS encoding DUF433 domain-containing protein has product MTINHQEQEIIIRTERGLTIAGTRITIYDIMDYLKAEYPRKYIRDAFMLTDEQIDGALFYIQTHNSAVEAEYQEILRQAEETRIYWEERNREHFARIAAMPPRPGHEAARLKIIEQRRRREAKNQ; this is encoded by the coding sequence ATGACGATTAATCACCAAGAACAAGAGATAATTATCCGTACCGAACGGGGACTAACCATCGCGGGTACTCGCATCACTATCTATGACATAATGGATTATCTCAAAGCGGAGTATCCACGCAAGTACATTCGCGATGCCTTCATGCTAACGGACGAGCAAATCGATGGGGCTCTTTTTTATATTCAAACTCATAACTCAGCGGTAGAAGCAGAGTATCAAGAAATTTTGCGTCAAGCAGAAGAGACGAGAATATATTGGGAAGAACGTAACCGCGAACATTTTGCTCGCATTGCCGCAATGCCTCCCCGTCCTGGTCACGAAGCGGCTCGACTTAAGATTATAGAACAAAGAAGACGCCGGGAAGCAAAAAATCAATGA
- a CDS encoding NB-ARC domain-containing protein: protein MGYWCVTVSEQHPTDSFESQDWRKSWTGITHRKLVWQKKSVKVGKSRVKSAKIIKIPASPRLMDVHEILTLADELVFTQTGKHLDNLQQDILRGACKGKKYSKIAEEFHCSEGHVKDVASELWKVLSQALGQEVNKFNFRATVDRLNFSNFLHFNKDSIRIEKFSVCGDTVHYGSGREKREKKGRERKSKSDKADRPLTHPSKRGDRAANSEEDKTSGLWETKTRFLEETRFWRFASFYGRTEELNTLEQWIVKESTRLVALVGLSGIGKTTLAVQCVTQIQDKFDYIIWQSLRSSPPLKGLLTNLLKSLSNQSESESPADTEDQLSLLMQSLQEYRCLLILDDGQMILSRGQLAGHYQPGYEDYGDFFRRIGEFSHQSCLLLLSWEPPAEIGQLEGENAPVRCYQLKGLSASSAGEFFREKELGDDETWPDLIHQYRGHPFWLKMVATTIADLFSGGVSEFLKYEALFLDDAFKQKLKQQIDRLSKVEKKVMLYLVTAEDSVTTSALVQELELSLSEILNAIKSLSRRSLIEKITQDQETVFTVQPVIQQYLTSQYSGNLA from the coding sequence ATGGGGTATTGGTGTGTCACCGTCTCGGAACAACACCCTACCGATAGCTTTGAATCACAAGATTGGCGCAAGTCCTGGACAGGAATAACCCACCGAAAGCTGGTTTGGCAAAAAAAGTCAGTTAAAGTCGGAAAAAGTCGGGTAAAGTCGGCTAAAATAATCAAAATTCCTGCATCTCCCCGACTTATGGATGTTCACGAAATCTTGACATTGGCAGACGAACTGGTTTTTACGCAAACGGGCAAACATCTGGATAATCTACAGCAGGATATTTTACGCGGTGCTTGCAAGGGGAAAAAATACTCGAAAATTGCTGAGGAATTCCACTGTAGTGAGGGTCATGTGAAAGATGTGGCCTCAGAGTTATGGAAAGTATTGTCCCAGGCATTAGGGCAAGAGGTTAATAAGTTTAATTTTCGCGCTACAGTTGATCGATTAAATTTCTCTAACTTCTTACACTTCAATAAAGATTCTATTCGGATTGAGAAATTCAGCGTTTGTGGAGATACGGTGCATTATGGTTCAGGTCGAGAAAAGCGAGAAAAGAAGGGACGAGAACGGAAGTCTAAAAGCGATAAAGCCGATCGCCCCTTAACCCACCCTTCAAAAAGGGGCGATCGCGCAGCCAACTCAGAAGAAGATAAAACATCCGGTTTGTGGGAGACAAAAACCCGGTTTCTTGAAGAAACCAGGTTTTGGCGATTTGCCAGTTTTTACGGACGCACAGAGGAACTGAATACCCTGGAACAATGGATCGTAAAAGAATCCACAAGACTGGTAGCTTTGGTGGGGTTAAGCGGAATTGGTAAAACTACCTTGGCGGTGCAATGTGTCACCCAAATTCAAGATAAGTTTGACTATATTATCTGGCAAAGTCTGCGGTCTTCTCCTCCCTTAAAAGGGCTTTTGACTAATTTGCTGAAATCGCTTTCTAATCAATCAGAAAGCGAGTCACCCGCAGATACAGAAGACCAATTATCTTTACTGATGCAATCGCTGCAAGAGTATCGTTGTTTGCTGATTTTGGATGATGGGCAAATGATTCTCAGTAGGGGTCAATTGGCCGGTCATTACCAACCGGGCTATGAAGATTATGGGGACTTTTTCCGCAGAATCGGCGAATTTTCTCATCAGAGTTGTTTGCTGCTACTGAGTTGGGAACCTCCGGCAGAAATTGGTCAATTAGAAGGAGAAAATGCGCCGGTTCGCTGTTATCAATTAAAGGGCTTGTCCGCATCATCCGCTGGGGAATTTTTCCGAGAAAAAGAGTTAGGGGATGATGAAACATGGCCTGACCTGATTCACCAATACCGAGGTCATCCCTTTTGGTTGAAAATGGTGGCGACCACGATCGCTGATTTATTTTCCGGTGGAGTTTCTGAATTTTTAAAATATGAAGCGCTGTTTTTGGATGATGCTTTTAAACAGAAATTAAAGCAGCAGATCGATCGCTTATCAAAGGTGGAGAAAAAAGTGATGCTTTATCTAGTGACAGCCGAGGATTCTGTAACCACTTCCGCTTTAGTCCAAGAATTAGAATTATCTCTCTCAGAAATATTGAATGCGATTAAATCTTTGTCGAGGCGATCGCTGATTGAAAAAATTACCCAAGACCAGGAAACCGTGTTTACAGTTCAGCCGGTAATTCAACAATATTTAACCAGCCAATATTCTGGTAATTTGGCATAA